CTGCAAATATTCGATTGTCGGAATATTTCAACCAGTAAACACCATCAGGAAGGTGCCGTGTTTCCAGGCCTTCTTCCGAAAAATTCCGGCTCTCGTAAACCAGTTCGCTGTTAAAATTGAAGACTTGAACAGATCGCGCGCCCGTCCCTCTCTCACATCGCAAACTCAACCATTCATTGGTCGGGTTGGGATAAATGGATACCCGGTCATCGTCTCGTATGAAAGGAACCCCTTCGATCCAATCCTCGAAAACCAGATCGTCAAAGATCAAACCGTCTTTGTTTGTCTGAATACTATCGCTGATGAATGTAAATCGAAAAAGGATCGTATCGTTGAGCTGTACATTGAATAACGGTCCGAGTGGCGACAGCCAGGTAGAAAAGTACTGCCAGCCGTTTGAATTCCCGCTTAGCACCGGTACCGTTGACCACCACTGATAGTACGCGGAATATAAGGTATCGTTGATCAAATCAATCCAGGTAGTTCCATTGTCGGGAGAAAGTTCGATCGTACCAAAATCGGTCAGCGTATCGGAATGCACCTGATAGTATCCGGATAACATTACTGTATGGGGATACAGCCAACCGTACCCGCTCGCAATATTCACCACGGTAAAACTGCTGGTGTCGTTTACCGGGTAGGGCTGAACAGTGTCGGTGACAATGACCCTGGGAGGTGACTGGGCTGAAGTGAAGACAGCCTTTTGCGGACTGCCAACTTGCCACAGGCCATTCCGATTCGATATTGAATCCATTCGCAAGTGGGGCAGTGTGGCAGTGTCTTCAAATGTGAGTACATAGTAGTCATCGCCCAACCATTGGCTATGCGAAATGACCGTAAACAATACGAACCAAAGCGTAAGTTGAAGCCTTCTCATGGTCTGTTTAGTTTCTTGTTTGTACAAAAAAGCCAGTCCCTGGCAGAGCATTACCCTGAACCGTTAAGGTAAGGTAATTTCCTTCCCTTCCTGCAAGTTATCTCCTGCTTCAGTGTCCGTTCCCTACAACACAATCGGGCTTGCTAAGCTTTTTTTTAGCCCATGACGAACACGAAAATCAAAGCCAGCGCCCAAGAAATAAAGCAGCGACTCCAGAGACCAGCATTTAATTAGAAATTCGGTGGTTGGGTATAAAAACAGCGGTTTCAGTGGCTCTGACAAACATGAAGTATCCGGCTTTCGGAGGCCACAACCACTATCAAAGAGGATTCACAACCACAGGATCGTGCTGAAACTTTTGTCGACGATGAGCCCTTCCGACTTCCGAACCTCTCCCTTTACAGGCAGCAAATAGGTGTCCTGCTTTGTATCGAACCAGATCGCCGTCTTCCATTCGCTTTGTCCGATCCGTGCGGTAGCCGGCAACCGGCCCCATCCCTGCTCTTCCGATCGTAACAGCTTGCGGATCTCCTTCGACATCTTCTTCGGGAGCGAAACAAAATGCCAGCCGCCAGCTCCGGCATACTGCCAAAGCGGGGCGGTGAATTCATACCGGATGCCTTTCACGAACACTTCAGCAAGGTAGAAAAGAAGTTGTTGTTGAATCTGGAGAAACGCCACCAAACGGACCGGTCATTCTTTACTGCGGTTCTTTGGTTAAGTCCAACTCCATAAATAACAGATAGGCTTTAAAGGCCTCCGGAATTTCCACTTCCGGATAGGCATCAATATCACGGAAGCCAACACTTCTATACAGTGCATGCGCAGCTTCCATGAACCGGGGACTGTCGAGCCGGACCGTTTTGTATCCGATCATTCTTGCCTCTGTCAAGAGTCCTTCCAGTATGGCTCTGCCGGCCCCTATTCGTCTGAGGCCCGGATCCACGAACATTCGTTTGATTTCACCGACATCCGCGCTGATGCTCTTCAAGCTTCCAAGTCCACAAACCCTGCCTTCATGTACTGCCAACAGCAGTTGACCGTGCGGTGGCTGGAACTTACTGATCTGACGTATATCCTGTTCCACGGTCTCCGCAGGATGATGCGGATGAACACCATAGAGTTCCTGCATTTTATTGTTACCCCAACTCAGGTAGTCCATCCACAATTTTCTGACGGATTCCAAGTCGTCCGGAAGCTTCGCGCTTCGTACAGTCACCTTCGGATATGTGTTCATTGGATGTAGCTCTTGTCCGATTCTTCAAATTGTGAATCTATGCAATGTGCGTAATGAGCACTCTAAACCGGTTTCATTTTATACGTTTCGATTAGCGCTTGACCTTTCCTACCGGAACCAGTCTAAGCTCCATTACACCTCACGATGCTTCCAGCTTGTAGTATAGCACAATAGCACCGCCGTCAAACCGCTTTGTGTTGACCAGCCGAAGGATGATCCGGTCCATGTCTTTAAACAGCGACATTCCCTTACCGGCAACGACCGGGTGAATGCACAACTGCAATTCGTCTATCAGCCGCAGCTTCATCAACTGTTGGATCAGACTTCGACTTCCGATGAGGATATCCCTTCCCGGTTGCTGCCGGAGACGCTCGACGGTTTCTTTCAGTTCAAGTTCAGCCAGGCCGGCACTCTTCCAATCCACCTCCTTCAAGCTCCGGGAGAACACGATCTTGGGAATCCGGTCGATCGCGGCCGCGAACGCATCCATCGTCCGCTCGCCGGAAGGTTTTTCCAAAAATGTCCGCCAGTATTCCATCAACTGATAGGTCGTTCGGCCGTAGAGGATGACATCGCTGCGGTCCAACAGATCCGTATAATGCTGATGCACCTCCTCATCCGGCAGTCCCGCCGTATGGTCACAGTTCCCATCGAGGGTCATGTTGAAGGCAGCGACAACTTTTCTCATATGTCAACTTGGTTTTCGAGTTGCTCTGGTTAGATTTCATGATGCGCAATAGGGTAGGCTATAACGCCTGCGCGGCTTACAGGCTGCAAGACCCGGGATCGTATCATGAATCACCCGCCATACTACCCGTTTTCACTTCTTCGCAATCTTGGAAATCGTCTTGCCAACTGATTTCGTCGGCTTTTCCATATCCTTGATGGCAAAGTCGATGGCTGTTTTGATCAGGGCTTTCACTTTCGGATTCCGGTAATCACCTGGTTTCTTCACATCGATGTGCCGGATCAGATTTCCGGTGCCCGTCAGGAGCTGATGCGGATCCTTCAACAGCGTCCCCTTGTTGAAACCAAGGTTCAGGTGCTTGGTATAGATCGGCAACATGCAAAAAGCGTCCGACAACTTTTCCGAAATGGAGAAAACCGCTGTCAGGGCGTGTGTATGATACAGGAGTTCATTCGAGTCCGGATACAGTTCCAGGATATACTCCCGAAGATCGGTAAACAAGTCGATCACTTCCTTGTCTTTGAACTTGAGGAAATGCTGGAAGTCCGGGTGTATCGGTCGTGTGGCTTTCATCTTATTGATTGGTCATCTTGCATGCCAGTTTCCGCTTGCAACGTAGTTCTTGATGCAGGGTGCGGTAACTGAACATCTCCGAAGTCCAGTGATACTTTGGGATGAAATCAGAACATCTTCAACTTGCTGGTGCGTGATTGAAATTTCATTACCATATGGTGCACTCCTGTCGTGATGATTCGTCGGATCATATATCCAATCCAATCGAGCGACTTTCCGCATTTCCAGTTCATCGTAGAAATCTCTCAAAGCCCACGCCATTGAACTTATAGACACCGTGACCCTGTGTACCCAGCCAGATGTCTCCTCGTCTGTCTTTATAAACAGAGAATAAGGTGATCTCCTCCGTCCCATCCAGCACCTGGTACTGTGTAGCGGTCTTGCCATCGTATCGCCAAGCCCCGTCGCGGTAAGTGGCCATCCACAAGTCTCCATTGTCAGTCTGTGTGATGGAAAGAAAATAAATATGATCCCTCCCGTCAGCCGTCCTGATGCCATCAATCCCATTTTCTTTTTTATAGTGAAGGACAGCTAAACTATCCCCCTTATCATTGTCCGAAGAGAATGTGTAACGGTACCGGCTGTTACATATCCAAAACTTTCCCGCTACGTCTTCCAAGATGGAACGGATCCCAAACGAACCGCCCTCCGGTGTATAGGTTAATTGATCTTCATACATCCAGCGAAGGGATTTCCCATCGTACCGACAGATCCCAAAGTTACCCGTTCCGAACCAGATGACTCCACGATGGTCCTTATAGATTGAATAGATCTCATAAGGGCTCCAGCTCACATTCGGGAATCTCCGGTAGTAGTCGTCTTCGCGTTCGTGTTTCGGGAATTCCAGGCTGTACAACTGCTCGCCATCGTAGCGGTACGGTCCCTTCTCCCCATCCTTGCCAAGAATCCCAAACCAGAGATCTTCGGGTTGCAGCTTCCACTGCCGGGCCGATTCGGTATTCTCACTTTTCTCCAGTGTAGTGAAGGCCTTCCCGTTGAATTTACTGATCCCACTCAATGTTGTAAAAAACAGATTGCCGTTCTTATCTTCCTGAATGCCCCGGATACGGTTACCGGCCAATCCCTGCTTCGTGGTGTAATTCAGGATCGTTTTGCCATCATACCGATAGACCCCGCTCGTATCACTCCCGAACCAGTAGTCTCCATTCACTGCCTGAAAGACATACCAGATACTGTTGCCCAATCCGGAAACCGTATCCGCAATGGCGATTTCAAGCGCCTGTTCGCTTTCCCGGGTGTCGTTTCCCGCCTTACAAGAACTTAACAGGGCCATTACGCCAAAAATCACTCCTGCGATTGATCTCATGGGAATCAGCATCTCAAACTGGTTAAATACAATGGTCCGCGGCAAGCTGTCAGCCGTACGTTGATCGAACGGGAAGCGGATCCGGTGCTGCGTGATCGAAATCAATCAATGCGCTTTCGGACCGGAACTGCCAATGCGTCGGAGTCGTGGTTTCCAACTCTTCCGCTATCACATCGGTTCACGCTTCACAGATCTCCCGCAATTTGTCGAGGGCTTTGGGATAGGTTTGGCTCATGTACTCTGAAAAATCATCGTTCGTGTCGAGCTCAACCGTGACGGTCGTGGCCCCATCGGATTCTACAAACGAATAGTTCTCGAATCCGTTCGCCCACTTTTCCACATCCGGCCCTTCCGTGATCTCTGCATCCGCTCTCACGAGTCCGTAGTGCCGGATCGATACAAACCGTCCCGGAACATTATCCGCTATCTCCGAAACCAGGCCGCCTCTTTCGCCTTTTTCGTCAGTACCCACGAAATAGATCTTGCTGCCCTTTTGCCAATTTCCCTCATAAGTGGAAGTCGGATTGAACAGAGCGGTCCATTGCTCGTAGGTCAGCTTACTGCTGATACCCAGCATCCGGTCATAGACTCTCTCGGCCGGCGCTTTAATGCTTACGTTGAATTGCAATTTTTTCA
This genomic stretch from Bacteroidota bacterium harbors:
- a CDS encoding DUF1905 domain-containing protein translates to MRYEFTAPLWQYAGAGGWHFVSLPKKMSKEIRKLLRSEEQGWGRLPATARIGQSEWKTAIWFDTKQDTYLLPVKGEVRKSEGLIVDKSFSTILWL
- a CDS encoding T9SS type A sorting domain-containing protein, which codes for MRRLQLTLWFVLFTVISHSQWLGDDYYVLTFEDTATLPHLRMDSISNRNGLWQVGSPQKAVFTSAQSPPRVIVTDTVQPYPVNDTSSFTVVNIASGYGWLYPHTVMLSGYYQVHSDTLTDFGTIELSPDNGTTWIDLINDTLYSAYYQWWSTVPVLSGNSNGWQYFSTWLSPLGPLFNVQLNDTILFRFTFISDSIQTNKDGLIFDDLVFEDWIEGVPFIRDDDRVSIYPNPTNEWLSLRCERGTGARSVQVFNFNSELVYESRNFSEEGLETRHLPDGVYWLKYSDNRIFAVKRFLVQH
- a CDS encoding SRPBCC domain-containing protein: MKKLQFNVSIKAPAERVYDRMLGISSKLTYEQWTALFNPTSTYEGNWQKGSKIYFVGTDEKGERGGLVSEIADNVPGRFVSIRHYGLVRADAEITEGPDVEKWANGFENYSFVESDGATTVTVELDTNDDFSEYMSQTYPKALDKLREICEA
- a CDS encoding dihydrofolate reductase family protein, whose protein sequence is MRKVVAAFNMTLDGNCDHTAGLPDEEVHQHYTDLLDRSDVILYGRTTYQLMEYWRTFLEKPSGERTMDAFAAAIDRIPKIVFSRSLKEVDWKSAGLAELELKETVERLRQQPGRDILIGSRSLIQQLMKLRLIDELQLCIHPVVAGKGMSLFKDMDRIILRLVNTKRFDGGAIVLYYKLEAS
- a CDS encoding DUF1801 domain-containing protein; protein product: MKATRPIHPDFQHFLKFKDKEVIDLFTDLREYILELYPDSNELLYHTHALTAVFSISEKLSDAFCMLPIYTKHLNLGFNKGTLLKDPHQLLTGTGNLIRHIDVKKPGDYRNPKVKALIKTAIDFAIKDMEKPTKSVGKTISKIAKK
- a CDS encoding GNAT family N-acetyltransferase, translating into MNTYPKVTVRSAKLPDDLESVRKLWMDYLSWGNNKMQELYGVHPHHPAETVEQDIRQISKFQPPHGQLLLAVHEGRVCGLGSLKSISADVGEIKRMFVDPGLRRIGAGRAILEGLLTEARMIGYKTVRLDSPRFMEAAHALYRSVGFRDIDAYPEVEIPEAFKAYLLFMELDLTKEPQ